Within Legionella birminghamensis, the genomic segment GTACGGCCTACGGTGTAGGATGATTTGGAATGCAGTTCTGATTCAAGGGGGCCAATAAAGGTATTGAACAAATCAAAAACACAGCCTTCTGCCAAGCGAATGGTCTTTGCAATTTCGGTATTTACAAGCGTCATGAAGAGCAGGGGCTTTACGCCAGTTTCCTTGTAGCAACGATTAATACGCTCCACCACATTTTCTGCTTTTTCAAGCGTATCTACATAAGGAATAGTTTGTTTTTCAAACACAATATTTTCGAACTGGGTCATTAGGCTATTGCCCAGGGTTTCAGCAGTAATGCCTGTACCATCAGAAATCATAAAAACAAACCGCTTCATTATTCGCGCCTTTTGGTTTGGGAAATTCGATCTGTCGCCATATTACAGAATATATCCATACTCGGCAAACTTGGCAAGAGGACGTTCTTCTGCTATGTTCAATTTAATCATACAGTTACAAGATATCTAGGAATGACAGAATCAAATCCCAAAGCAAGGAATCTGCAGGCTATTGCCACTGAAATTCAAGCTATCGCCCAAATTGGCCTGGCGTACAGTAAAGACCAATTTGATCTTGAGCGTTATCAGCAGCTAATGCGAATTGCCGCGGAGTTGTTTTCACCCCTCTGTGATTTGAATTCAGATCATTTATCTGTAGAGTTCCTGACTGAAATTGGCTATTCCTGTCCTAAAATAGATGTAAGGGCATTTATCCGCAAGGATGACCAGCTATTACTAGTGAAAGAGACCCAGGATAGTAAGTGGTCTTTGCCTGGCGGATGGGCAGACGTTAATATGACGCCCTCTGAATGTGTCGCCAAAGAGGTGCTGGAAGAAACTGGATTGGTTTGCCGGGTGAACAGACTTCTTGCTTTATGGGATACAGCAAAACATGATCATCCGCCGCATTGGCCTTACATTTATAAATGTATTTTTGATTGCAGCGTAGAGGAAGGGGAGTTTTGTGCTAGCCATGAAATTAGTGAAGTCGGCTTTTTCCCACTTGCTGATTTGCCACCATTATCGCGCTATCGAATAACTGCTTCGCAAATCGAAAAGCTGGTAAAATTACAGGATAGCGGCTCAATATATACAGTATATGATTAGAGGATTAGGCTATGGAACCGAGTCGTTTTGGATATAATAACAAGTTGTTCGTAATCGGAATGGTTTGTCTTGCCCTGGGCATGGTTCTAATCTGCTTTTCGTTATACCTTTTCCCCTATCTCATTTTCAGCTGGGTCTATGATGTTCCTGAATTTGCAATTACTTTCCGCCAATGGCTAGTTGAAAAATTTGCAATCAGTGAAGCGGCTGCCGGTTGGAATATTTTTATGATGTTCTTAATTCCCGGTCTGATTGCCGGATATATTTCCTATATCACCTCAAATTCAATTGACAACAAAATCCATGGTCTGGAGGAGCCTTCAGAAGAAAAAAAAGAGCAGACAAAAAACCGGCTGGAAACCGTTACCTTTAGCAGCAAATTACTTGTATTAATAATTGGGGCAATAATGCTTGTTCTTTTTGTTGATTGGTTAATGTTTTCAGTATGAGTTGGCGAGCTCATAAATTACACAAACGAATTCAGGAGTAGTCATGTCTTTTTTTAAACGATATAAAATAAAGTCCTTGAATAAAAAGCTAAAAGCTTTACAGCAAAACCGTCTAAGTACTCAACCCACAGAAGAAGCGCTAATTAAGGAACGTGCAATATATAAAAATCTGGTCGACATTTATAAATCACTGAGAGGGAAGAAGAAATATCCTTTTGCTGATCAAATGATTCGTGAATGTTTACGGGCGGCAGCTTCAATTGATGATGCGGAAGCGCAATATACATTAGGCAAAGAGTTGCTGGATGAGGCTAAATTCAGGGAACAACTGGAAAAAGATAAAATTTTTGCCAGTACAATTAATGAGCGCCATATGAATCAGCTCTATGAGGAAGCCCATGCCTATTTAATTGCAGCGCAGAAATTAAATCACATTCAG encodes:
- a CDS encoding NUDIX hydrolase; protein product: MTESNPKARNLQAIATEIQAIAQIGLAYSKDQFDLERYQQLMRIAAELFSPLCDLNSDHLSVEFLTEIGYSCPKIDVRAFIRKDDQLLLVKETQDSKWSLPGGWADVNMTPSECVAKEVLEETGLVCRVNRLLALWDTAKHDHPPHWPYIYKCIFDCSVEEGEFCASHEISEVGFFPLADLPPLSRYRITASQIEKLVKLQDSGSIYTVYD